DNA sequence from the Xenopus tropicalis strain Nigerian chromosome 4, UCB_Xtro_10.0, whole genome shotgun sequence genome:
AATGATCTGTTTGTGCCAGGGGAAAGTAGGCTTTGGACACACACattattattaagaaaaaaacatgcattttaacCATTAAAAACCACGCATATTAACCATTAAAACCATTCATATTAGATAATTACATTTCAGaagatatttatttttagctttttatagCAAGGATGGAGTAAGGATAATTCACAATAAGCACAGGAAGAGTTGGTGAGACACGCTCATCCTGTTACAGGGTTCTGGCAAGCACTCTGCCTATCCGGTGTTACACAAGGTACATTTGTACATAGTGCTGAGATTACTCCACATTTTATTTGTGCCCATAGACATGCATGTGCTTTGGCATATAGGTGTGTGTACAGGCCCAGActtgcaatctgtgggttcaggcaaatgccaggggggctgtaagatgccacagacagtcactatttatggggctggtggggctgtttggccctctgtgtacttgaaatgccagggcctattttaaatccttgTCTGGGCCAGCATGTGCCTTGTGCAAATGCCAAATGTCCTATATAAATCTGCATCCTACATCTCTCGCTCTTCAGTCTGGCATCTTCGCTGCAGAACCTTCTAATGCTCTTTTTGGCTTTCCCTCATTGGCTGTTCTTTTGTTCCTGGTTTGGACAATGCACAGATTACATCGTTAGCTGTCTGCCCTGACCCCAGCCCTGGATACTGACAACACCAGCTGCCATCTACTAAGTCCTGTTTGGCTACCTTCACCTCTGGTGTCCTAGTCCTCCAAATACTTTGCTCAGGAGCAACCTGTACTATTTCCAATCTATGTACCAAAATGAGGTGTTGGCAGGCCAGGTAAGATTTTCAACTGGGAACACCAGATGGTCTGTGAATGGCTGCCCTCCTCAAGGTGCCCATGGCATGTATAAATTATGGGGCAGTAGGGTAGAAATCAGCTAAAATGCATGGCAGAATCTAGGCTTGTATGGCCTTATTTAGTCTTCTTTAGAATTGTTTCTGTTTCAGACTGGCTAGGCCATCTCCTCCAATATCTTTCCTAAGGCGCTGAGTTGTCCGATGTCCTTGGAAAGAATAATGCTGCTGTAACAGAACTCACCATAGCAGGGGCAATTACATAAAGTTGGTCTCTATCCCAATGTGTGCCATTACTTATCATTGGACTGGGGCACCAAAGGGCCATCAGAGAACCTGATATAAAGGGACTACCAGCCTGAAAATATGTTCTTCTTGCTGAGAAAAACCCTGGGCTCCACATGTGATTACAAGATTCATTGTTCAAATGTAAGTGATGAATATAGCCTAGAAAGCACTGCTTTTGCCCACTAGTTCACTGCAGTCAATGGGAATATTTTATACATAGATATATTACAGTAACCAGATTGGCTGCTAAAAGGCAAATTCAGGACTAATTGTGTGTGGGCAGCTGTGCCCTCCTGTGTGTTCTGTTTGTGTTTGTTATCGCTGCTGAAGCTGGATAAGAGCACAGGGCAATGCAttggagacagacagacagacagactgcagaggaTAGAGACAGACAGTGCAGGCCCATCCTCACTATGCCTATGATGTTTACATTGCAGATTATAAGATGTTTATTAgtaattttttatttacactgAGAAATTCCCCTGCCAGCCCTACGTAATGAACTAGCTTCTCCTGTCTGCCTGGGGCAATTCATTTGGCTTCTGATAGATTTCTAAATGAACTCTTTCCTCTCTTTCTCACTATTGGGattacataaaaagaaaaaaaaaccaaacaaacagaACCTGGAAAAGGTAGAAAAGAGTTAAAAAGGTTATTcataatttgcaactggtcttcatttttctattttttttgtgttttacaatgattttactttttgttcagcacccTTCCAGTTTGTAAtgtcagcagttatttggttgctagggttcaaattaccttagtaaccagagtGTGGTTTGAATGCGAGACTGGCATacgaaaaataagtaataaaaaggatcaacaacaataaaattgtagcctcgtgGAGATATTGTtttctggctgccagggtcagtgacccccatttgcggAAAGAGTCAAAAGGAGAAGGCaacctattgaaaagttgcttagaatttgccattttataacatgctaAAGATTGACTTAAAGGTAAATCACATCTCTAATGTTCTCTGCTTCAGACAGGGCCCCACCGGAAAAAATCCTGGTACCCCTGGTAGCATTAGGGTCTGATTCATTTGGCACACTGGCACTGGTTGGTTGGAATGCAGTGGCCTGTAGCTATTTGCCCAATGCCCCATATTTATTTTTGACAGTCCTTATTCCTAAATGGGTATAAGGGCAATGTTAGGTGACAGTTGTGAGTGCATGTCATGAATCCATTAGACCTGCTCGCAGCTTTTCAATAGGTCTCCGTCTCCATTGGTttccatatttatttttcatagttttttaactatttgctgACCCCAACAGCTAAAAAAGcctgttgctctgtgagactacaattttattgctattgttactttttattatattcagGTCTCTCCTATCCATTTACCAGCCTCTCTttgaaaccactccctggttgctaaggttatttgaaCCCTAGGAACCAGAAaactgctgaatttccaaactggttAAAAAaccggactgggaccccaggggcccaccagaaaacctaaaaCATGGGCCCAATCTCCAAaccatttttcatccacttcttactcagtctctttATTtcctagtttttatttttatatactattatctattctattcttctgtatattgagttgttttgttcccatagagaaatagggaatgactacaaattagaccaaatggctagaagcagaagggcccactgacacctgggcccacctggagttttcctggtatccctgtgggccagtccgacactgcatacccccatatgtaataaaaggcactacgtttgcccagtagcagtaacccaccCATTTTGGCATCAGTCATATAAATGTGCAAAGCCTGCATTATAGATCGGACTAACTGGCTATTGGCTGATCAGACTAATTTGGTCCACGTCTATCAACCATGAAGAATCAGACTGGCCATATATATGAATACTGATCTTTATGTGGGAGCTTTAGGCCAGGAACACACAGGCTGCAAACCAGAATGGCAAAATGACATTGACTATTCATTGGCACTGTGAGGCATGAGTGCCAGTTCTGCTAATGACTTCCCACAATGGAAGTGATGCAGTGTCAGAGACTTACCAGAGTACCAGATCTCCTAGAGGTTCCCTGTCAAGGAGACTTCCCATCACTCCATCCTAAGATCCATTTTGAATCTATATAAAAACCTATCCATTTGGCACTATATGTCACTGCAGTAATAGTGGAGCCAGGGTGTCTGGTTCTCTGTagacccagtctgacactggagtGATGGGAGGCATCGGCAGAACTGATATTCTGTTTGGACACTGAATGAGATGTGATTGCAGAAGTCCAGTAAGATCAGAAAATGGACAAACAGCACTACTGATACCTTGTACGGCACATGTCCCAACGAGGGCGAACTGTCTTAGTCAAAATGCCCAAGTTGCGCTGCCTATGGTAAATAGTGCCTCTACCTAAGGAACATTAAAATCAATTTGGCAGAAGGTATTTGTATCTATTGAGCCCCTGGCAGATGAAGCTGCCCCTGGGCACCCATAGTTCCTAGCTTTACAGAAGCAGCAATATCCAACAACTAAGTTTGCAGAGTATTATGATTTCTTAACATTTGCCAATTTTGCCGAGCAGCCCAGGAACCATTTTGTGACCCAAATCTCATTCTAGGCTGCCATTTAAAATCATTCATCCTGAGATATCTAGACTCATTTTATAAAGAAGGTGGTAACAAGTTAAGCCACAATGCATTCCTGTTTAGGCGTGCTGAGCAAGTGGCACAAGTCTGGGCAACAGAGCCCAGAGACCAGCAGCGATGGGAAATTAAGAACCAGAACAAAGCCTTTAAGTAATGAGGAAATAACAagagagaaaatatttttttttgtcctcgAAATGGGACACCTGACAGCTTAACCCAttattagtggtcagaataatgGGGGGCAGGCAATGACATCACTTGGGGGCCGACAATGATGTCACAggacagggaaatgggtgggctaggcaggggaatgggtaaaTGGGCATGTGGGATGGATAAACGGGCAGGGCAATTTAAAATGGGCTGATTGGGCATGGATAGAGTCAGGGAAGGAAGAGATTAGATAGGGTTGCCAGtcttacaaatttaccggcaggtATATCGTAATACCGGCACTGGCCCTAGCTGGCGATTTGCTGGCCACTCTAACCATATGTGCCTTGATTTGTTTGTCAGTTTTCAGCCATACTGCCCAGCCATCTGTAGGTCCTTAGGTTTGTCAGGATGGGGCttggtataaataaaatataaagttaaaaagccccccccctAATTAAAAGGTGCTCTCCCCTACTTTTTTGTCTAAAGAGCTGTATCAACAAAAATAATGacactgtataattatatattatagaataattaaaaaaatatatatttgaacattttttttaacaaacacagaacaaaatgttttaaaaagccAAACAAAGGATAAAGCTGACAGTATAAGGACCTATTTCTGTAGCACCGAGCCGATAGGTAATGCCAACAAGGTTGGGCAAATTGCACTCAGTGGGTCCTACATTCACACTTTTGTAAGAAAGATTGTCTGCTTGTGTGTGAGAACATTTCTTTATTTCAAATATACAGATGTGTACAAAATAAGTGCGCTACCATACAGTTTGCCTTTATTGGGCATTCTCATTAGACAGCTCCCCTTGCATCACCTATTGTCTATACAGAGTATCTAAGTTCAGGCAAGTTTTTAAAGGGACTAACACTAtaactataatataaatataaaatggaagAGTAGGAATGCTCTGcacttaaagtaacagtaacaacaaaaaatgaagtgaaaatgaaattaaacataatgtactgtttccctgcactcaGCGTTAGACTGGGGCACCGGGGAAAAAAgccagtgggccccggtggcccagacccaaaccccccagggtgctcccacaatcctttgtTCTCCCTCCACCCAATGCactgcaggtaagtttaatttagaaCGCACGGGGGAGGGGGTCGGTGGGTGTTggaggcccctgcaggggggggtctGAAAGCagtggggccattggggggtgcaggggcccctgagaagccctggtgggccctgcacccacagtctgaccctgcctgcactggtaaaaggtgtgtTTTTGCCTCAGAAATGTTACCAGGTCCAGAATGGGATTTAAAACAGACCTTGGCATTTCTAATATACAGAGGCCCTTAgagtcccccaccagcccaataaatagtgagtgtctatggcatcttacagtaacCCCtggggcatttgccagaacccacagattgccagtctgggcctgaacactacaatagtttatataaacaaatctgcaGTGAAGCCATGGGAGTAGCCATtaaaattgaaatagggctaaatggcacaggttatatagcaggtaagttctgtaaaacaccattgtattctgtcAACTGCTGAGCCTGGCAGGTGATAGCCTTTCTGAACAAAcacgccagttttaccagtgcagggcaacagtacattatcaTTCAatcactttaaaacactttcattttttggtgttactgtttctttaatacaCTATGACCGCTCATTGCTCTTTATGTACTCATGATAAAATAAAGATAACCCCTTCAATACTGTAAGAGGTTACAAGATATGTATGTGAGGGTGGAGCCTCATTTACTGTTACTATTTATCATACgtaaaatcaggaaaatgtaatgtaatcaaaaacaaatatttattcaaaGAGTCAAAGAACTTTGTATTCTAAACAGTTCAGTTCTAAGTCAAACATGCAGAGTAGTCTCGCTGacagtggaaaaaaaatctgaaacatGGCAACGCCCACTTTATTTTTGGATTCGGGAAATAAAAAGGTTTTGTGAGCTCCCTTTACAAATGCGCTAAATTCCCGGTACGAGCGCCGCCTTCAGTTCCCCCAGGGGTTGTTAGGATACGGATACGGATGATCTTGAACTGTACGCACTGCGGTGATGACTCCAGTTACCGCAAGgatgattaaaacaataaatgtGACTATGGTCAGTATGGTGGCAGTGATGTTCAGTCCTCGGGCAGTGCCCGCGTAACTCATGGCTCCACTTCTGTCTCCTATCAGCTTTCTATCTCGAGACTGCAGAGAGGGAAATAGAAAAAGTAAAGTGCGGACATTAGAATGATAGGTAGAACCAACATTTTGCAGCAGTGTAATATTAAAGGGCCCCTTTAATTTGCCCGGGGCCCATCCGGAGAGATAGGGCAACCATTAGCCATTGCGTCCAAAATAACTTTTGAAAGAAGCATCCCCCAGACATGGTAAAACCCTTTAATTATATGGAAAAACTCTACTATAAAATGGGCCAGGTTTctgtcggacaggttagaaaatcccaaaGGACATGGGTCCTTTATTGTGGCCCTCTTCTGACCTGTCTGCATAGGCTTCCATTATGAGATGATTTTTGGCCCGATATAAACCTGCATGTGGGTGGCCATTAGGcctggactggggttcaaaatagaccctggcattccaaatacacagggacccaaacagcccccaccagcccaataaatagtgactgtctatggaatcttacagcagcccctctggcatttgccagaacccacagattgccagtctgggcctcgTGGCCACCTATGCCTGCGTTCAGTTTATTCTTTATTAAGGCTTTGCTCTTCTACTATCACCACTTTGGATGATCCATTTGGTCACATCATGAATTCTTCTAACAGACCAGAATTATATAAAGAAAATCTGTGTATAAAGTAGGGTGGGCAGTACCACAATAAATTTAATAAGCACCCAtttgctggggggaggagactcTTGAGCCCAGCAATGGGGGTCTTCTAACAAAACAGAACACACTTTCCAGATGTTTTTAGCGGAAATATGAGAGTTCTATGGCTGCAGCTCAGCTTTCTGCACCAGCAATGTTAGAGCCGTCCTACTGTAGGAGAACTTGAACTACCAGAACTTTACTGCCTCGGAGGTCACCATTCCACCCAACAATAAAATCTATAGCATTTCAATATGTAATTTACACTCATATGTTTGTGGGATAGATACTACTGACTATGGTGTAATATGTACAAGCTGGCTGCAGAAAAATTCCTTAGGGCtgcatttggccctggggcccccCGCAAGACAGACCCTACAAAATGAACACAATCTGTTTGCATTCACTCATTTCATattatcgcccccccccccccttgctgtgTCCTTGCTCCCTCTCTATGTTTGTCTGATGAGCTGATAAAGTTGGCAGAGACCTGTGTGAGGGGGGGGCGGAGACCTgggtgagtggggggggcagagacctgtgtgggtgggggggcggAGACCTGTGTGAGTTGGGGGGAGGGGGCCCTACTAGAACAGAACAAGGGGACAGTTTTGGCTTGGAATGGAAAACCTTTTCGTCATCCTGTTATCTCTCAACCACCCAGTTGTTTCCCTTCCaagtaaaaaaggaaatataaatataataaaggtgATTGATGGCACAGGATCAAAACTCCCTTTATAACTAGCGACCCCCCCTATCCCCTGGAATTTCCCATGAATCATATTGGGTGCGTCAGAATCCCCAGCACAGGATTCATTTCAATGCTGATTTTAGTTCCAAACCAACAGGATTAGTGGGCAGTTATTCtttgtgaaactacaactcccagtcaCTGTACACACCTGCCTGCCCTATAATAGTCCTCTGCTAAGTTATATAGTTGTGAATTAGACCCTCTATAATCCcccgcacacacatacacacactggttTAAAGCTTATGTACCActcgtttttatttttttcttgcttcTGGGTATGAGCAGCAGTCCAGCTGTGCCACGAAATCCTCCCACTGAGGGCCCCTATTGATCCCATTTCCATTAGTGTGAGGCCTACTCTATATACCTTTGCATACAGGTTCACAATACATACATTAGCAGAATGACAGTGAGAAACCCAGAGTTAAATCCAATTGGTAAGCAATGAGAcaagatgcatgctgcagactgcactgaatcTTGTGCAGCCATGCTACATTCATCTAAATTACTACTTAGCTACTCAGCCAGTTTTGAATGGATGGAAGGGCAACTCTGGAAATGTCATgtcatggccaccttaaaggacaagataacccaaaaaaaatttgtctaataaaagaaaacataattataagcaactttgcaataaccattcattacaaatttgcaatcttttcttttatgtatttgtatatatatatataactgttattaaaagcagtgtttgcctgtccttctctattctctaccctggtggctctgactcttgaaacaatgcaacacaaggcaacagactgacagacctgccttgctggaggagactgacctttgcaacattgtttaaaaagtaacaaccaggagttcagcaaatgctgatttctatagcaattacattttcaaataactttgaaaGCACTAACATTTTTCAATAAGTTCACATTGGaaatttgcttgaaattatgttgtctattaggcaacaaaaaatatttttggggttgacatgtcctgcCCCATACTGCAGGGCCACAGGTTGCTCCCCCCCTCCCGTGACTGAATAACACCCTTTCACCCCCTCACCTTGACAGAGAAGATCAAAGCAAAGAATCCCAGGCAGCAGAAGTTGAAGTAGACGGTATTAAATATGGACCAGACCAAGTGATCCCTCACAGGGGGCCCGTCCGAGTCTATGGTCAGTATGGtggactgtacttgtacccccgGACCACCTCGGTAACTCATTTCTTCCCTGAGCGGCTCATAGCCGGGGCTGCCATAGAGAGGCGGCGACCCAGCACTGTTCTGCTGCCGACCATAACTGCTGTTCTCCATTACGTTCTAGGTTAGGTGCGCTCCGGGGAAAGCCAAAAGCGACTGTTCTGCTCAGGTTCCAGATAATAATTGTGCTGAATTCGGGGGTGGGAGAGCAGTTACAGTGGAAAGGGTGGAGTTTGGGAGATGAGATTAGGAATTCTAGTTTCGTtttttgtacagcgctgaggTTGTTTTTCTTATTCAGTCAGTGAGAATCAAAACTGGTGTTTGAGAGAATTAAATGACCTTGGGTCATAGATTTAAAGTACACAATAAACAGGGATGTCCTACATAAACTGCAGCTTGTTCCAGCCTGGCCCAAAAAGGTTCTGGGCAGCAAAGGTGGCACCAAAGAGGCATTAGTTTCTTGCCCTGATGAAAAAGTAACTAGAGcctgaaagggttaaattactGATTTAAACTATATTTGCAGTCAGGGATGCCCTGCATCAGGTACACCTCGTTCCAGCCTGGTCCGAAAGGGTTCTGGGCAGGAAAAGTGGCATCAACGTgggcctttttttttaataagtagaGGCAAGAGGGGTTAAAGGACTGATTTAAACCCGCTCATCATTTATGAAGGGCaaatctgtctgtcatctatctaagggacatgttatatatttaaattCATATGCAACATGCAACTCATCCTATGTAGTCTACCTACTGAAATGCCCATGTGGCTTGGGCTATGTGGGTCAAACTACcagagaaaacaaacattttttgttattacaCTTACTAAATAATGTTCATATGGATGGACATTTGATGTTTTAATGCACATTTCTGATTTATGGACTTTATGTGGAATCTCACCTATCAACACAATTGAGGGTGGGCTTTAATTGGTATCACATTCTGTTTGTATTATACATTTGAAAAAGGGCTCggaggcaggcccggatttgtggagaggccacaaaggcccgggcctaggacggCAGAAATTGGGgtgcggccttggggcgcccagaaCGCAAATTCGGCGCTGCTTGGAGGAGCCCGAAACATGTCATGTTTGTAGTCGGAAATAAAGCTTTTTATAGCAGGAATCCTGGTGCTTTCCTCATCCGTGTATTCTGATTTAAACCTCTGTATTTGCCCTGCTTTGTGGGCATCCAAAGCGGAGCATCTTTGCAATTCTACTGTTATTATCAACTTACAGTAAAGGAGATAAATTACTTTGGTACACTGATTTTCCCCCACTTTTGTGAAAGTTGTGAGTAATTGTGACTGTGCCATAGGTGGGAAAGGGAAGGTGCCCAAGCCAGAAACAGGAGAGCATAGAAGGCAACAAATTCCCTATTCCAATGGATTTCACCTCGGTCACTGGGTGCATAAACTGAGGGTATTCAGTCATTAGAGCCCATCAGTGTGACTCTTGTGctgcaaacagggtcggactgggctgccgggacaccgggaaaaatcccggtgggccctggcagcccagacccaacccttgccggcactccccctggcCGACTGTTCCTTCCCTGACATGTTAAATTTATGCGTGCTCAGGggggacgtcgggtgggggcccctgcggggggttgcggggggttaggggacatggctggcGGGGGCAATTGCAGGGcctctggggcgggagccccggtgggccctggaacccacagtccgaccctggctgcaaACATAATGGGGATTTATGGGCAATGCATTTGCATGTACATAGCTGTGTGTCTGGGAcattaaagtgcaatttttggtTGTCATATTACACTACAAAAATGACAATAAAGCAGGCATGCCAACTGACATGGATCCACAGTAACAGCCCTGTCACCTGCTCCCTGTAATGTGCACCCAATTTCATTTAACTCCTGCAAATGACAAGAGATGAATCAGAGAACAGGCAGCACTGGGCAGAGCTGAGAGAATGATCTGGGGTATGGCCTTGGCCAAAATATAAAAGTTCTAGTTTGGCATAAAGCCACATATAATCCTGTCAATGTGTTCAGAGTTAGTTGTTCCAGGCAGGGCTGTGGAGCTCCATGCTACTGTGTTAGAAGTTGACACCCCCTGCAGTTCTTAACCCACCCAGTAAAATCAGATCCCCAATGAAGAAAAATACCCACATGTATATAAAGACATGCCTTTGCTACACCCAGACTTTGTCTATGATCCACTCAAACCCCTCCCACTACCCAtgtaagccccacccccttttcacTCCACCATTTACACCTTTGTATCTCCTGGGGCCTCTCTGTGCCTAATGCAATAAAGACGGCACAGCTCTCACCAGATCATATGGGAAATCTGAGACTTTTCTATAAAAAAGGGGCTGCATCCAGTTGCAGTTGATTGCCATCCAGCATAACAACGTATGTAGAGCTCTGACAAAAACCAGTATCAGATAACACATTCCTGGATTATCCAGGAATCAAGTCAATTATTAAAAGTACAATGTAGAGAAGTACTGAAGGCAGGGGAACTctaacaggcccagactggcaatctgtgggttctggcaaatgccaggggggctgtaagatgccatagacactcactatttattggtctgggggggggctgtttgggcctctgggtacttgaaatgccagggcctattttgagtcccagtcccAACTCTATCCAAAGGGAGGCCTGCAAGCAATTATACAGGACACACAAAGTGTATACAGATTGTTCCTCCCATAGGCATATCCATTTTTTTAGCCCCTCAGTTCTTCTTGATTACTATCATCTACTTACTATAACGTAAAGGATAAGTATCTTAAGTGCTATTATTCAAACCTCTGTTTTTTTCCAGTTATGGTGGTACCTAATCCCCCTCACTAGACATTACAGACAGTTCCACAATGCTGGCTCTCTCAGTGGCACTAGTGACTTCCTTTGTGTCACGCAGCCTGGCTGGTAGCCAATATATTCCTCCAGTTGGCATTGGAGCTCAAGGCCCATCCATTGTCCTTGAAGACCCCTAGTCCAAGAGAAGACAGGGTACCCTTTATAGCTGACCCTCCTGTTCTTGGGTCCCTCTCTTCTGTCAGCAGTTTCTTGAGTTACAGGATCCCCCTGGCCAGTGATAATTCCTGATAAACCCCATCCAAAGCCATTTCTGCCAAGAGGCAATGTGAAAAAATATTGGTTAAGACCCAAACTTACATTTTTTACTAGCAAATCTTGCAGGAAGGGTTCGAGCAGACATGCCCCTAAGATGTAGGCATCTGGGGAGATAGATGTAGGGCCATTACAAGGTGAGCATCCATTGACTCCCTATGAGAAGAAGGCTAATTTGGCTGAGATTTGGTAATAAAGCCTATTGGGCTTCTTAGATATTACTGAACAGCCCCAGCTTAAAGGTCCATAAGGGTGAAATTTGGGGTGATCATTTATTTGATGCCCTTTATATTCATCATCATGgctttcctttccttattggatGGGAACAGGGGCCTTGCACTGACAAAGTCCAATAACCACCGGTTTATTTTATACAACAGACATTTacttatgataaaaaaaaatgattgacaGTTCTAAGAAGTTAAGCAATGTGTATGGGAAATGCTCTCAATATTTCTTATAGAAGAGACACTTTAAATGAGAGTAATTAGAAACTGTATGGGAGGAAACAGTCAAAGCCAAATATTTTAAATCCCAACAGCTTGAGTGTCGTCAGGGGAGAGATCTCAAACTAACTGGGCTGGTTCATTTTTTACCAGTTATACAACATCTGACAGCAGTCACCGTGAATGGAAATAGCAGATCCACTAGAAAGTAGGGTGAAAACATGAAATACAGCAGCGCTCCCTGCTGCCAAAGAAAGGAATtgctgataaaaataatttaaaaggaataatttaaaggaacagtaacaccaaaaaatgaaagtttatcaCAGCAATTAATATAAGTACTGTTGCCCATGCACTGCAGTTACTGCAACAAAAAATGTGCCTCGTGACACATTACTAGCTGGGAATGACTCCTATAATGTATTCattgtatgtattatttatacagtctgAAATCTTCATTTCTACATTTAACAGACCCCTCCTGCATAGTCAGGGAAAGCCCTTACTCCTCACTCCtacacccagggccgccatcagaaatcatggggcccctcacaacaaaattttctgggccctcctcctcccacgccctgccccccaattcccttcccccccagttATCCCTCCCATCAgcacaaaggacacacaaacattggtagcaagggccccc
Encoded proteins:
- the ifitm3 gene encoding interferon induced transmembrane protein 3, whose protein sequence is MENSSYGRQQNSAGSPPLYGSPGYEPLREEMSYRGGPGVQVQSTILTIDSDGPPVRDHLVWSIFNTVYFNFCCLGFFALIFSVKSRDRKLIGDRSGAMSYAGTARGLNITATILTIVTFIVLIILAVTGVITAVRTVQDHPYPYPNNPWGN